CAGTCAGTGCTCAACACTGCCCCATGAGGCAGAGAATGTCCCAGCAAACAGGGGACTAGTTGGACAGAGTTGCTGTAGTCGGGGGCAGGGTCTTTGAACACTGAACACTACTGGAGTTCATTAGCATATTGTTTACCATTTTGCAAATAATGAGCTGATAGTGACCCAGTTCTACATTAACAAATTAGCCACAGCAATCGTACAAGCCAACAGGCTTTCTGGCTGATCTGGAGAAGGTGGGGGTTGGAAGAAAGCTGCCGCTAGTTTCTTTTTTGGCGGTTGGCTATTTCATTAGTAAATAATTTTCTTAACTTAATTTTTGGGACATTTTGTGTCAAGTGCCCAGACAAATAAAGTacatgagagggaggagggaggagacagaggtaGTTAGGATGACAGAGGGGGGAAACAGGGGGCCAATGCACCGGCCCAGGAGGAGCGAGTGGTGGACTGGCGCCTGTCTAGCTGACTGTGTCTCAGTGTCTGCCCCACTGGAGCCGAGCTCTGTTTGACCAGAAGATTCACAAAGATAGTGCTGGCGACTGGTGTCACAGCAGAAAGTWCCTCCCTCACCCCCACTTTCACTACTATTCAACAAATTAAGTTAGGTGGGTGGATTCCAATGCGAAGTCACTCGTGGTTATATTTGTTAACCCTGATGTTCCagtcaaacaaagtcaacaagcGATGGCAAAGAGGAATTCAGAGGCTTACAATTTTCACAGTATCATTTTGTGTTAATGAAATGTGATATAGCAGCATAGCATGAAATGTGTCATtgtacttaatttttttttttaaatacactgttatccagagcaacttacagtaagtgTATTAACCTCAAACTTTTTCCCccttgggaattgaacccacaaccctggcattacaagcaACATGCTCTACRAACTGAGCcacacaagacatttcagttgcctACACGTTCAAATAAATCAAAAAAAATTCTCAACTACAAAATACCTTTGCCTAATAATTCATGCATGAATCACTATTATTTCATAAGGTCTGAtgaacaatacataatacaatacctgccacataataatataatattcttGTATTCCTAATAACACTTGAAACAACTGAATGAAAGGTGCCacataagaattttgttctttaattttTGCATTGCACTGTaatgaaaatgtccataatatatctgtGGGAATAGTGGAATGATAttttttcacagtattacttacagtgttgtgattggctgggaTATTTGTCAATTGATATCTTCCGCCGGAgcggcatctgttgtcaaaatgggaaagctgttttgactttgtggctgtgttatctagtcgAAATCGGGTCAAGTGGCAGGATTGCACAATAGTGGCCAAAGTGTGTATAATACCGGTGTAccctcaaccacacacaccaaaagtccctcaaccacacacaccaaaaggaCCATCAACCAACTTGGTACTCATCTATTGCACTTAAAATTGTGCGTTGGAGAGTCTCTCTTTATGGGAAAATTGAAGAGTTCTGATCTTCTTTATAAACTGTCACTTCAATTCCAACTGATTTCAACCGGACTTTTTAAATAGGCTATAACCTTCCTAACAAAACCGCGAATGAAGGCCTTCAGTGTTGCATTTGCTATCGACCTCGCGTGTATGTTCATCCTTGAAAGCACTGCTGTTCCTTTCTCCGAGGTATGGCTAATTCTCTAACACCAACTCACTTCAAACATGTCTGCATCGATTTTAGAGGTTGATCATGATTAATTTGTGCAAAATGTCTTTGCAGGAGCGAACAAACGAGGTTGGAAGCATTGACAGTCCAGTTGGGGAACATCAACAGCCGGGCGGCGAGTCCATGCATCTGCCGGTACGTTCAATTGACTGAATGAATTAAGTAATTACCTTTAGCAAATTAACACCTAAGTGGTTGCGTTTCACCCTTGGAATTGAATTAGCCCACTAGCGCTAGTTGTTAACCGTTTGATTGTGAGCCGTTAGAGAGGGCTTCAGGGCGAGCAGTGTGCAATGTGCT
This region of Salvelinus sp. IW2-2015 linkage group LG6.1, ASM291031v2, whole genome shotgun sequence genomic DNA includes:
- the LOC111964731 gene encoding hepcidin-like yields the protein MKAFSVAFAIDLACMFILESTAVPFSEERTNEVGSIDSPVGEHQQPGGESMHLPEHFRFKRQSHFSLCRWCCNCCHNKGCGFCCKF